The Synechococcus sp. MVIR-18-1 region GGCCAACGGTATAAATTTCGTCGAGTTGCTTGACGTTTGGAAAACTCGCAACTTTGGGTTGATGGTTGTAGCGACCCTTAAACACCTCACGGAGATACATCCGCGCCACACGCTCTGCCGTTTCAGCAGTGTTGTGATCGTTGTCGATGTCAATGACAAGGCTGCGCAGAAGCTCCCTGACTCGATCAGCAACCTCGTGCTCGAGCTCATCGAGCTCACCGGTTTCGATGAAGGCCGCAACGTTGTCATTCGCCAAGAAAGAAATACCCTGATCAACGAGGCGTTGGCGGATTCTCTGTGAAACGGGTTGGACTCCAGCATTAAGTGAAGTCAAAGTCCCGTCTGAGATAGCAGGAATAGTAGAAGTCATGTCAGGGGTGTTTTAAAAGGCACCAGTAGCTGGCATCAAAGTGAGGTCTTCAACAATTTGCGTGGAAGGCTGTTGCGCTAGATGAAGAAGCGTAACAGCAACTTGTTCTGCTGGAAGCATGGCACGGCGGTCGAACGTGCTCTGGACGGTTGGCGAATCCCAAAGTGGCGTATCAACAGCACCGAGGGTGAGCGTGCAGGCACGGATGCTGTGCACCCTTTCTTCTTCAGCGAGACAGCGCGTAAAGCTGGCTAAGGCTGCCTTCACCGTGCAGTAAGCACCCCAATTCGGGAAAGCATTTCGGGCCGCATGACTGCTGATGTTGATCACCAGTCCGCCTGCAGGGCGCATGGCAGGAACCACCTCAGCGCACATTTGAAACACACTGGTGAGATTGAGCTGCATCAACCAATTCCAGCGGTCCAAGGGCATCTCAAGCAACCCTCCTGTCCATGCAGCACCTGCGTTGTTGATCAATACAGATGGTGTAAGCCCCTGACTCAGCAATGTTTTGACCCCAGGAGCAATCTCCTCAGGCTTGGTGAGATCAACGGCTCCGTAAACGATGCGTTGACCTGTCGATGCCAATTCAGTCGCCAGAGATTGGAGAGAGGCTTCGCTGCGTGACAAGAGAATCAAATCCCAGCCAGCTTCAGCAAAAGCGAAAGCAGCACTGCGGCCAATGCCGCGCGATGCTCCGGTAATTAGTACAGAGGGCAACGAGCCTCAGCGATCACGTCGATCCTAAGAAGCTGGATCGGCATTCGACGAGCTCGGATCAATGAAACGGCCCATCGCCCGAAACTTTCCGTAGCGCTGATCCCGCAATTCTTCGGGCGGAAGTGCCAAAAGCTCAGACAGATTCCGTTCGAGAGCTTCCCGCAGGGTTGCTCCCGCCTCAAGGGGGGCCCAATTGTTTCCACCTGATGGTTCCGCAAGCACCTCGTCAACCACACCAAGGCTGAGTAAGTCTTTGCCAGTAATTCGCAATGCCGCAGCCGCTTCCGGTGCTTTGGCTGCATCGCGCCAAAGGATCGAGGCGCAGGCCTCTGGACTCGCCACCGTATAAACGCTGTGTTCAAACATCAGCAGCCGGTCAGCAACACCAATTCCAAGTGCACCGCCAGATCCGCCTTCGCCAATCACCGTGGCAATAATTGGCACTCTCAGGCGGAACATCTCGCGGAGGTTGACAGCGATCGCTTCACCCTGCCCCTGCTCTTCGGCCAGCAAGCCGGCATAAGCACCAGGAGTATCGATAA contains the following coding sequences:
- a CDS encoding SDR family oxidoreductase encodes the protein MPSVLITGASRGIGRSAAFAFAEAGWDLILLSRSEASLQSLATELASTGQRIVYGAVDLTKPEEIAPGVKTLLSQGLTPSVLINNAGAAWTGGLLEMPLDRWNWLMQLNLTSVFQMCAEVVPAMRPAGGLVINISSHAARNAFPNWGAYCTVKAALASFTRCLAEEERVHSIRACTLTLGAVDTPLWDSPTVQSTFDRRAMLPAEQVAVTLLHLAQQPSTQIVEDLTLMPATGAF
- a CDS encoding acetyl-CoA carboxylase carboxyltransferase subunit alpha; the protein is MARRPLLEFEKPLIELEQQIEQIRQLARDSEVDVSQQLLQLETLAARRREEIFQNLTPAQKIQVARHPHRPSTLDFIQMFCDDWIELHGDRRGSDDQALVGGLGRLGERSVVVLGHQKGRDTKENVARNFGMATPGGYRKALRLMEHADRFGLPILTFIDTPGAYAGLLAEEQGQGEAIAVNLREMFRLRVPIIATVIGEGGSGGALGIGVADRLLMFEHSVYTVASPEACASILWRDAAKAPEAAAALRITGKDLLSLGVVDEVLAEPSGGNNWAPLEAGATLREALERNLSELLALPPEELRDQRYGKFRAMGRFIDPSSSNADPAS